Within the Sphingobium herbicidovorans genome, the region CCAACGATCTCTGCTTCCGGCCACGGCTTTCCCAGTCATGACTCCCTAATAGACATAGGTCGTCATGATGCAAGTCATTAGCATTAACTGCAATAAACCGTGCTTCTGATAGCGGCATCGGCGTGCGCGAAACTTCGGTCTGGCAGCGCAGCGTCTCGATAAGGTTGGCTCCCCAAAGCGCCCATTCTCAAAAATCCGCGCCGATGACGCGATAAAGCGTTATCCGGTTCTGGATAAGAGCAAGATCCGTGGCGATTGCGCTACGCCGCGCAGAATAGAGCGACCGCTGGTTGATCAGAGTGGTCAGGAACGGATCGATGCCTGCGCGGTAACGCTGCTCGGTCAGCGCGTAGGCTTGCTCGTTGGAGGTTACGAGCGCCTGTTGCGCGCGCTGCTGGTCGGAGATCGTGCCTGCACGGGCCAGTGCGTCGGCCACTTCCCGGAATGCGCTCTGGATCGCACCTTCATAGCTGGCGAGTGCGGCGTCGCGCTGCGCCTTGCTGTACTGGACATTGGCCTGCACGCCGCCGCCAAAGATTGGCAAGCTGGCCGATGGCGTCGCCGACCAGCTGAAAGCATCGCCAGTGAAAAGGGAGGATAGAGCCGAGCTGGCGACGCCGATTGCGCTGGTCAGGCTGATCTTGGGGAACATGGCTGCGCGGGCAGCGCCGATATCTGCATTGGCAGCCTGCAACCGATGTTCGGCCTGTAACACATCGGGCCGTTGCAACAGGATGTCGGAGGACAAGCCTGCGGGCGCCTGCGCCGTGGATCCGATCAGCGCGTCCAGCGACGGGGGCAGCAACGCGTCCGCTACGGGGGCCCCGGCAAGCAAATCAATGGCGTTGCGATCTTGCGCCACCTGGGTCATCGCTGCGGCCACATCAGACCGCGCTTGTTCCACCAGAGTCTCCGCCTGATGGACGTCCAGCTTGCCGGTAAGGCCGACGCCATTGAGGGAGCGGGTAAGCGCCAATGTCCGCTCGGCGCTGGCCAAAGTGTCTCGCGAAAGGGCCAGCAACTGCTGGTCGGCGGCAAGCGTTGCGTAAGCGCTCGCGGTTTCGCCGACCAGCGCAATGCGGGCAGCGCGAGCGCCCTCCTCCGTCGCCAGATAGGATTGCAATGCAGACTCAGACAAATTGCGCAGGCGGCCGAACAGGTCGATTTCGAACGCGGTGAAGCCTATGTCGGCGCTGTAGCTGTCCT harbors:
- a CDS encoding efflux transporter outer membrane subunit, coding for MRLIALSATVALTACNLAPAYERPAAPVPPAWPSGPAYPATDAAQKAGFAWTALIGDNRLRTVIEGALANNRDLRATLANVLAARAQYRIQRAAQLPAITGDAGGTFARRDGQRQDSYSADIGFTAFEIDLFGRLRNLSESALQSYLATEEGARAARIALVGETASAYATLAADQQLLALSRDTLASAERTLALTRSLNGVGLTGKLDVHQAETLVEQARSDVAAAMTQVAQDRNAIDLLAGAPVADALLPPSLDALIGSTAQAPAGLSSDILLQRPDVLQAEHRLQAANADIGAARAAMFPKISLTSAIGVASSALSSLFTGDAFSWSATPSASLPIFGGGVQANVQYSKAQRDAALASYEGAIQSAFREVADALARAGTISDQQRAQQALVTSNEQAYALTEQRYRAGIDPFLTTLINQRSLYSARRSAIATDLALIQNRITLYRVIGADF